GGTGCCAAGTCGTGGTGGGTCGACTCTAATGGTAACGAGATCGCCGTAAACGATAAGCTCGAAGGCGACCACCTTATCATGCGGTCTGCGAATTCGGACTACGAAGTGGAGTACCACTTCTTTTCGACGCACGCCAGTATCAAGGTCCTGAAAGCCAACAAGAAGTACGCTTTCCTGTATGAGGGCCCGATCGGTGGCGAGCAAGATGCGTCCGTCGACAAGGACTTCTATGTGCTCAAGGATGGCAAGCATCGGGAATGTAAATCGGGTGGTCTTGGGTTTCTCGAGCCAGCATTCGGCAATAAGTTTCCATCACCGTTCTTTTACCTTGAGGACAGCGACCCGAACGATCCGCAAGTGTGGTACGCCGGAGTAATAAACACGGGCCCCGAATCGGCCGGCGATGAAGGCTGGCGACAGGGCAATAACATGGTCATCTTCAGCTTTGGGCGCGATCAAGACAAACGATCTTACACGGGCTTGGATGCCGCATGCGTGTTCGGATTCCACAAGAAGGCGCCGCACAGCCGGATCGCGAACTTTATTGAATCCCGTTTACGTGCGCCATTCGAGCAAGCTAAGCCTACTCAGACCAGTTCAACAAAGCCCGCGGCAAATAGTATATCGAAGCCACGCGTCATAGTGACTTCGGACTTCCCGCCAATTGGAGTCGTGAAGGGTGGCAACGTTCCCAACACGATGAAGAGCGACCCAGACGACATGCAGTCGATGGTTCGCTTTCTTCTTTACTCAAACGAACTGGAAGTCGAAGGGCTCGTGGCGTCAGCGGGCACCTTCGCCATGGAAGCGCACAAGAAGAACATTCTGGGTGTGCTCGACCAGTATGAAAAGGTCTACGACAACCTCAGATCGCATGATTCGAGGTATCCATCGCCGGACTATCTGCGTTCGGTCACATTCGAGGGTAAGGGTAACAACCACGGCGTGCCGGTGAAGTTTGGCGCCGGCAAGCAGCCCCACACGGACATCATTGGCAAGGGGAAAGACAGTGAAGCCTCGAACGCAATCATTGCCGCCGTCGACAAGCCTGATCCACGCCCTATCTGGATTAGCGTGTGGGGCGGACCTCGCGAGGTCGCTCAGGCAATCTGGGATGTGCAGAACACGCGTACTGATGCCGAGCTGAAAAGGTTTATCAGCAAGCTTCGCATCTTCTTGATCGCTCATCAGGATGCGACGCACAGCTGGTTGATGAAGGAGTTTCCGGACTTGTTTATCATCGAGTCACGCAAGACCTACCAAGGGATGTTCGGCGGGCGCGATCCGAATTCTGACCTGGCGTGGGTGAACGAACACATTCGAAAAGGTCATGGCCCGCTGTGCGATATCTATCCACATGAGGGCATGGGCTGTAGCGGAGTCTGCGAAGGAGACACCCCTGCGTACCTCCACCTTGTCAGTGCCGTTCGAGGAATCAATAACCCGGACGATCCCACACAGCCGAGTTGGGGCGGGCAGTACAAACGCAAGCAAGGCACGAAGCATTTCGTCGATGGCCCTGGTAGGTCATCTATTTCGAAGTGGCGGAAAGAGTATCAAAATGAGTTTCAGGAACGCGCAGACTGGTGTGTGCAACCAGCCAACTAGTGCTTTGCAGGGGCCTTGTCGAACAATCCTTTTTCCCGCCGCGTAGAGTCGACTTGAATGGATTGTCTCTTCAACGCGACGGAGCGGATCATGGCGGAATCAGGAGCCTCCTGCCGTACGGCGGGGAAGCAGTACAAGTTAACGAACTGGAGCGCGTACAACGAGGCGTTGGTGCAGCGTGGCGACGTGACTCTGTGGCTTGAAGAGGACGTGATCCTCGGGTGGGAGCACGAGAACGCCGAGAAGAAGGTCGGTCGTCCCTTCACCTACAGCGACGAGGCGGTGCGTTGCCTGCTGTCGCTGCGTGAGGTGTTCAGCCTAACCTACCCGGCAGACGGAGGGCTTCGTTTGCTCGCTGGTGCGGCTGATGGACGCCAGGGTGGAGATCCCCGATTACACGTCGCTGCAGAAGCGGGCGGCCAAGATGGAGATCGCCTTGAACGCCACGCCGAAACACGGTCCGATTGACGTGGTGGTCGACAGCACGGGCCTGAAGGTCTTTGGCGAGGGCGAGTGGAAGGCCCGCAAGCACGGCGTGAGCAAGCGTCGCACGTGGCGGAAGCTGCACCTCGCGATCGCCCCGGAGACGGGCGAGATCGTGGCCGAGGAGTCGACCGACAACGACAAGCACGACGCCGATCTGGTGGAGCCCTTGATCGATCAGGTCGAGCCGCCGATCGAGAAGTTCTACGGCGACGGCGCCTACGACCAGCGGAAAGTGTATGACGCCTTGGAATGCGAGGCGGCTCAGCCGATCATCCCGCCCCGCAAGAACGCCAAGATCTGGCGGCACGCGAACTCGAACGACTACCGTCTGCCACGCGACGAGGCGCTCCGCCAGATCCGACGCACAAGCCGCAAGGCTTGGAAGATCGACGTCGGCTACCACGTGCGGAGCCTGGTCGAGACCACCATGCACCGCGTCAAGACAACCTTCGGCGACAAGCTCCGGAGCCGAAAACCGCCCAACCAGAAAACCGAAGCCCGGCTACGCTGTGCGATACTCAACCGCTTCACCCAACTCGGCATGCCTCAGTTCGTGTGGAGTTAGTCGACAAGGCCATCTGGATCCGTTAAAGCAATCCGAGGAGCTGGAAAGCAATCACTCGGCGCGCCTCCAAACTCTGCAAGCAAAGACTGGGTTGCTGTCGTTCGTCGAATCCGAGAGTCGACCGTCGATGGCGAGGCGTCGGGCGTATCGACTCGACGTTAGAATCGTTCTGCGACTTCGACGGCGTACGACTCCTGTAACCGTGCGAAGGGCGGCTGATGGCGCCTGGGCGAGTGTCAGACGGTGTGAAAGCGCGTTCTTGATTACCGACCCACGTGCAGGTG
This genomic interval from Posidoniimonas corsicana contains the following:
- a CDS encoding transposase codes for the protein MAESGASCRTAGKQYKLTNWSAYNEALVQRGDVTLWLEEDVILGWEHENAEKKVGRPFTYSDEAVRCLLSLREVFSLTYPADGGLRLLAGAADGRQGGDPRLHVAAEAGGQDGDRLERHAETRSD
- a CDS encoding IS5 family transposase, with product MEIPDYTSLQKRAAKMEIALNATPKHGPIDVVVDSTGLKVFGEGEWKARKHGVSKRRTWRKLHLAIAPETGEIVAEESTDNDKHDADLVEPLIDQVEPPIEKFYGDGAYDQRKVYDALECEAAQPIIPPRKNAKIWRHANSNDYRLPRDEALRQIRRTSRKAWKIDVGYHVRSLVETTMHRVKTTFGDKLRSRKPPNQKTEARLRCAILNRFTQLGMPQFVWS